The following coding sequences are from one Kwoniella dendrophila CBS 6074 chromosome 8, complete sequence window:
- a CDS encoding protein YOP1: MAAPQSQQIKQNFLNHPYTQQASRFATGQVNALDAELNKYPLLRNIEQQTKVPKAYGVLALAASSVVLIFFNFLGLAQPVSNLIGWALPAYLSIQAIESPQSNDDKQWLTYWVVFGSLNLAESMGVRAILYWVPMYFVFKTLFTIWLMLPATRGAEVLYYNVLRPVIGNVKQKSQQTTGQTNPFAKDTSATGYNPAGTTAPSSFERK; encoded by the exons ATGGCTGCTCCTCAATCCCAACAAATCAAACAAAACTTCCTTAACCACCCATACACCCAACAAGCTTCCAGATTCGCTACTGGTCAAGTTAACGCTCTTGATGCCGAG CTCAACAAATACCCTCTCCTTAGAAACATCGAACAACAAACTAAAGTTCCTAAAGCTTATGGTGTTCTCGCCTTAGCTGCTTC ATCTGTCgttttgatcttcttcaacttcctcgGTCTCGCTCAACCAGTATCAAACCTTATCGGTTGGGCTTTACCTGCATACTTGTCAATCCAAGCTATTGAATCACCTCAATCAAACGATGACAAACAATGGTTAACTTACTGGGTTGTTTTCGGTTCATTGAACTTGGCTGAATCAATGGGTGTAAGAGCTATTCTTTACTGGGTACCAATGTACTTTGTTTTCAAAACTTTGTTCACCATCTGGC TTATGCTTCCCGCTACCCGAGGTGCTGAAGTCCTTTACTACAATGTTCTCCGACCTGTCATTGGAAACGTTAAACAAAAATCTCAACAAACCACTGGTCAAACCAACCCATTCGCTAAAGACACTTCTGCTACCGGTTACAACCCAGCTGGAACTACCGCTCCATCCAGTTTCGAACGTAAGTGA